In one Andrena cerasifolii isolate SP2316 chromosome 2, iyAndCera1_principal, whole genome shotgun sequence genomic region, the following are encoded:
- the LOC143365976 gene encoding uncharacterized protein LOC143365976 isoform X2, translating to MSLKMVSSNQPRKTKIFVGRLPENCRNDELRQLFLRFGEVTECDVMNRYGFVHMAREEDAAAAIKALHNSNFKGATINVEQSTGKSRGAGGGRRDGDRRGGPMRGGRGGRDGGRDARPGPYNDRRVLPIQLVGYDGSAAGGVATGYTDYNRGAGDFSGRGADFSTGYTDRGAYGQNVGSAAMGYTSTAPGMGGGYGPATGAVGGYGPTGTADYGRTADYTRAADFGARTDYVVGGGMTGDFNRGAPGPMDYGRTDNFGANRTVDYTARNDYDRSTTGPMRNGGGAVATTGYGTGYTDVGYDESHWPMSTGPSYSTGAPSYSTGPGPQADMFSRRPGSAVPSGGYPPVGGGYTEGYDRPDAYGPPRGGGRFPGPADAMPPRY from the exons AAAATGGTTTCCTCTAATCAACCG aggaaaacaaaaatatttgtgGGTCGGTTACCAGAAAATTGTCGCAACGATGAGTTGCGACAATTATTTTTACGTTTTGGTGAAGTAACGGAATGCGATGTCATGAATCGATATGGGTTTGTCCACATGGCGCGTGAGGAAGATGCAGCTGCAGCGATCAAAGCGCTTCACAATTCCAACTTCAAGGGTGCAACCATCAATGTGGAACAGTCTACTGGCAAATCGCGCGGCGCGGGAGGAGGACGCAGGGATGGAGACAGAAGAGGTGGACCAATGAGAGGTGGTAGGGGAGGACGAGACGGTGGTAGAGACGCTCGTCCGGGACCATACAATGATAGAAGAG TTCTTCCGATCCAACTCGTTGGTTACGATGGATCTGCTGCAGGTGGCGTCGCAACGGGGTACACCGATTACAATCGTGGCGCTGGAGACTTTAGTGGACGTGGAGCAGACTTCAGTACTGGCTACACCGATCGCGGAGCATACGGACAAAATGTGGGGAGCGCGGCAATGGGTTACACATCTACTGCGCCTGGAATGGGAGGTGGATACGGACCAGCAACCGGAGCTGTTGGAGGATATGGACCAACTGGAACAGCTGATTATGGGAGAACCGCTGACTATACCCGCGCTGCAGATTTTGGAGCTAGAACAGATTATG TAGTTGGAGGTGGGATGACCGGAGACTTTAATCGTGGTGCACCGGGTCCTATGGATTATGGACGTACTGATAATTTTGGTGCAAATCGTACAGTTGATTATACAGCTAGAAATGATTATGATCGAAGCACAACTGGACCGATGAGAAACGGTGGTGGCGCTGTTGCCACTACTGGGTATGGAACAGGGTACACAGATGTAGGATATGATGAAAGTCACTG GCCAATGAGTACTGGACCCAGCTACAGCACTGGGGCACCTAGTTACAGCACTGGTCCTGGACCACAAGCAGACATGTTTAGTAGGAGACCTGGCAGTGCAGTCCCTAGTGGTGGATATCCGCCTGTTGGTGGAGG ttATACTGAAGGATACGACAGACCAGATGCTTATGGTCCTCCGCGTGGTGGTGGACG
- the LOC143365976 gene encoding uncharacterized protein LOC143365976 isoform X1, translating into MSLKMVSSNQPRKTKIFVGRLPENCRNDELRQLFLRFGEVTECDVMNRYGFVHMAREEDAAAAIKALHNSNFKGATINVEQSTGKSRGAGGGRRDGDRRGGPMRGGRGGRDGGRDARPGPYNDRRVLPIQLVGYDGSAAGGVATGYTDYNRGAGDFSGRGADFSTGYTDRGAYGQNVGSAAMGYTSTAPGMGGGYGPATGAVGGYGPTGTADYGRTADYTRAADFGARTDYGNYTVVGGGMTGDFNRGAPGPMDYGRTDNFGANRTVDYTARNDYDRSTTGPMRNGGGAVATTGYGTGYTDVGYDESHWPMSTGPSYSTGAPSYSTGPGPQADMFSRRPGSAVPSGGYPPVGGGYTEGYDRPDAYGPPRGGGRFPGPADAMPPRY; encoded by the exons AAAATGGTTTCCTCTAATCAACCG aggaaaacaaaaatatttgtgGGTCGGTTACCAGAAAATTGTCGCAACGATGAGTTGCGACAATTATTTTTACGTTTTGGTGAAGTAACGGAATGCGATGTCATGAATCGATATGGGTTTGTCCACATGGCGCGTGAGGAAGATGCAGCTGCAGCGATCAAAGCGCTTCACAATTCCAACTTCAAGGGTGCAACCATCAATGTGGAACAGTCTACTGGCAAATCGCGCGGCGCGGGAGGAGGACGCAGGGATGGAGACAGAAGAGGTGGACCAATGAGAGGTGGTAGGGGAGGACGAGACGGTGGTAGAGACGCTCGTCCGGGACCATACAATGATAGAAGAG TTCTTCCGATCCAACTCGTTGGTTACGATGGATCTGCTGCAGGTGGCGTCGCAACGGGGTACACCGATTACAATCGTGGCGCTGGAGACTTTAGTGGACGTGGAGCAGACTTCAGTACTGGCTACACCGATCGCGGAGCATACGGACAAAATGTGGGGAGCGCGGCAATGGGTTACACATCTACTGCGCCTGGAATGGGAGGTGGATACGGACCAGCAACCGGAGCTGTTGGAGGATATGGACCAACTGGAACAGCTGATTATGGGAGAACCGCTGACTATACCCGCGCTGCAGATTTTGGAGCTAGAACAGATTATGGTAATTACACTG TAGTTGGAGGTGGGATGACCGGAGACTTTAATCGTGGTGCACCGGGTCCTATGGATTATGGACGTACTGATAATTTTGGTGCAAATCGTACAGTTGATTATACAGCTAGAAATGATTATGATCGAAGCACAACTGGACCGATGAGAAACGGTGGTGGCGCTGTTGCCACTACTGGGTATGGAACAGGGTACACAGATGTAGGATATGATGAAAGTCACTG GCCAATGAGTACTGGACCCAGCTACAGCACTGGGGCACCTAGTTACAGCACTGGTCCTGGACCACAAGCAGACATGTTTAGTAGGAGACCTGGCAGTGCAGTCCCTAGTGGTGGATATCCGCCTGTTGGTGGAGG ttATACTGAAGGATACGACAGACCAGATGCTTATGGTCCTCCGCGTGGTGGTGGACG
- the LOC143365976 gene encoding uncharacterized protein LOC143365976 isoform X11 has translation MNRYGFVHMAREEDAAAAIKALHNSNFKGATINVEQSTGKSRGAGGGRRDGDRRGGPMRGGRGGRDGGRDARPGPYNDRRVLPIQLVGYDGSAAGGVATGYTDYNRGAGDFSGRGADFSTGYTDRGAYGQNVGSAAMGYTSTAPGMGGGYGPATGAVGGYGPTGTADYGRTADYTRAADFGARTDYGNYTVVGGGMTGDFNRGAPGPMDYGRTDNFGANRTVDYTARNDYDRSTTGPMRNGGGAVATTGYGTGYTDVGYDESHWPMSTGPSYSTGAPSYSTGPGPQADMFSRRPGSAVPSGGYPPVGGGYTEGYDRPDAYGPPRGGGRFPGPADAMPPRY, from the exons ATGAATCGATATGGGTTTGTCCACATGGCGCGTGAGGAAGATGCAGCTGCAGCGATCAAAGCGCTTCACAATTCCAACTTCAAGGGTGCAACCATCAATGTGGAACAGTCTACTGGCAAATCGCGCGGCGCGGGAGGAGGACGCAGGGATGGAGACAGAAGAGGTGGACCAATGAGAGGTGGTAGGGGAGGACGAGACGGTGGTAGAGACGCTCGTCCGGGACCATACAATGATAGAAGAG TTCTTCCGATCCAACTCGTTGGTTACGATGGATCTGCTGCAGGTGGCGTCGCAACGGGGTACACCGATTACAATCGTGGCGCTGGAGACTTTAGTGGACGTGGAGCAGACTTCAGTACTGGCTACACCGATCGCGGAGCATACGGACAAAATGTGGGGAGCGCGGCAATGGGTTACACATCTACTGCGCCTGGAATGGGAGGTGGATACGGACCAGCAACCGGAGCTGTTGGAGGATATGGACCAACTGGAACAGCTGATTATGGGAGAACCGCTGACTATACCCGCGCTGCAGATTTTGGAGCTAGAACAGATTATGGTAATTACACTG TAGTTGGAGGTGGGATGACCGGAGACTTTAATCGTGGTGCACCGGGTCCTATGGATTATGGACGTACTGATAATTTTGGTGCAAATCGTACAGTTGATTATACAGCTAGAAATGATTATGATCGAAGCACAACTGGACCGATGAGAAACGGTGGTGGCGCTGTTGCCACTACTGGGTATGGAACAGGGTACACAGATGTAGGATATGATGAAAGTCACTG GCCAATGAGTACTGGACCCAGCTACAGCACTGGGGCACCTAGTTACAGCACTGGTCCTGGACCACAAGCAGACATGTTTAGTAGGAGACCTGGCAGTGCAGTCCCTAGTGGTGGATATCCGCCTGTTGGTGGAGG ttATACTGAAGGATACGACAGACCAGATGCTTATGGTCCTCCGCGTGGTGGTGGACG
- the LOC143365976 gene encoding uncharacterized protein LOC143365976 isoform X4 translates to MSLKMVSSNQPRKTKIFVGRLPENCRNDELRQLFLRFGEVTECDVMNRYGFVHMAREEDAAAAIKALHNSNFKGATINVEQSTGKSRGAGGGRRDGDRRGGPMRGGRGGRDGGRDARPGPYNDRRVLPIQLVGYDGSAAGGVATGYTDYNRGAGDFSGRGADFSTGYTDRGAYGQNVGSAAMGYTSTAPGMGGGYGPATGAVGGYGPTGTADYGRTADYTRAADFGARTDYGNYTVVGGGMTGDFNRGAPGPMDYGRTDNFGANRTVDYTARNDYDRSTTGPMRNGGGAVATTGYGTGYTDVGYDESHWPMSTGPSYSTGAPSYSTGPGPQADMFSRRPGSAVPSGGYPPVGGGYTEGYDRPDAYGPPRGGGRLQAG, encoded by the exons AAAATGGTTTCCTCTAATCAACCG aggaaaacaaaaatatttgtgGGTCGGTTACCAGAAAATTGTCGCAACGATGAGTTGCGACAATTATTTTTACGTTTTGGTGAAGTAACGGAATGCGATGTCATGAATCGATATGGGTTTGTCCACATGGCGCGTGAGGAAGATGCAGCTGCAGCGATCAAAGCGCTTCACAATTCCAACTTCAAGGGTGCAACCATCAATGTGGAACAGTCTACTGGCAAATCGCGCGGCGCGGGAGGAGGACGCAGGGATGGAGACAGAAGAGGTGGACCAATGAGAGGTGGTAGGGGAGGACGAGACGGTGGTAGAGACGCTCGTCCGGGACCATACAATGATAGAAGAG TTCTTCCGATCCAACTCGTTGGTTACGATGGATCTGCTGCAGGTGGCGTCGCAACGGGGTACACCGATTACAATCGTGGCGCTGGAGACTTTAGTGGACGTGGAGCAGACTTCAGTACTGGCTACACCGATCGCGGAGCATACGGACAAAATGTGGGGAGCGCGGCAATGGGTTACACATCTACTGCGCCTGGAATGGGAGGTGGATACGGACCAGCAACCGGAGCTGTTGGAGGATATGGACCAACTGGAACAGCTGATTATGGGAGAACCGCTGACTATACCCGCGCTGCAGATTTTGGAGCTAGAACAGATTATGGTAATTACACTG TAGTTGGAGGTGGGATGACCGGAGACTTTAATCGTGGTGCACCGGGTCCTATGGATTATGGACGTACTGATAATTTTGGTGCAAATCGTACAGTTGATTATACAGCTAGAAATGATTATGATCGAAGCACAACTGGACCGATGAGAAACGGTGGTGGCGCTGTTGCCACTACTGGGTATGGAACAGGGTACACAGATGTAGGATATGATGAAAGTCACTG GCCAATGAGTACTGGACCCAGCTACAGCACTGGGGCACCTAGTTACAGCACTGGTCCTGGACCACAAGCAGACATGTTTAGTAGGAGACCTGGCAGTGCAGTCCCTAGTGGTGGATATCCGCCTGTTGGTGGAGG ttATACTGAAGGATACGACAGACCAGATGCTTATGGTCCTCCGCGTGGTGGTGGACG
- the LOC143365976 gene encoding uncharacterized protein LOC143365976 isoform X6 produces the protein MSLKMVSSNQPRKTKIFVGRLPENCRNDELRQLFLRFGEVTECDVMNRYGFVHMAREEDAAAAIKALHNSNFKGATINVEQSTGKSRGAGGGRRDGDRRGGPMRGGRGGRDGGRDARPGPYNDRRGGVATGYTDYNRGAGDFSGRGADFSTGYTDRGAYGQNVGSAAMGYTSTAPGMGGGYGPATGAVGGYGPTGTADYGRTADYTRAADFGARTDYGNYTVVGGGMTGDFNRGAPGPMDYGRTDNFGANRTVDYTARNDYDRSTTGPMRNGGGAVATTGYGTGYTDVGYDESHWPMSTGPSYSTGAPSYSTGPGPQADMFSRRPGSAVPSGGYPPVGGGYTEGYDRPDAYGPPRGGGRFPGPADAMPPRY, from the exons AAAATGGTTTCCTCTAATCAACCG aggaaaacaaaaatatttgtgGGTCGGTTACCAGAAAATTGTCGCAACGATGAGTTGCGACAATTATTTTTACGTTTTGGTGAAGTAACGGAATGCGATGTCATGAATCGATATGGGTTTGTCCACATGGCGCGTGAGGAAGATGCAGCTGCAGCGATCAAAGCGCTTCACAATTCCAACTTCAAGGGTGCAACCATCAATGTGGAACAGTCTACTGGCAAATCGCGCGGCGCGGGAGGAGGACGCAGGGATGGAGACAGAAGAGGTGGACCAATGAGAGGTGGTAGGGGAGGACGAGACGGTGGTAGAGACGCTCGTCCGGGACCATACAATGATAGAAGAG GTGGCGTCGCAACGGGGTACACCGATTACAATCGTGGCGCTGGAGACTTTAGTGGACGTGGAGCAGACTTCAGTACTGGCTACACCGATCGCGGAGCATACGGACAAAATGTGGGGAGCGCGGCAATGGGTTACACATCTACTGCGCCTGGAATGGGAGGTGGATACGGACCAGCAACCGGAGCTGTTGGAGGATATGGACCAACTGGAACAGCTGATTATGGGAGAACCGCTGACTATACCCGCGCTGCAGATTTTGGAGCTAGAACAGATTATGGTAATTACACTG TAGTTGGAGGTGGGATGACCGGAGACTTTAATCGTGGTGCACCGGGTCCTATGGATTATGGACGTACTGATAATTTTGGTGCAAATCGTACAGTTGATTATACAGCTAGAAATGATTATGATCGAAGCACAACTGGACCGATGAGAAACGGTGGTGGCGCTGTTGCCACTACTGGGTATGGAACAGGGTACACAGATGTAGGATATGATGAAAGTCACTG GCCAATGAGTACTGGACCCAGCTACAGCACTGGGGCACCTAGTTACAGCACTGGTCCTGGACCACAAGCAGACATGTTTAGTAGGAGACCTGGCAGTGCAGTCCCTAGTGGTGGATATCCGCCTGTTGGTGGAGG ttATACTGAAGGATACGACAGACCAGATGCTTATGGTCCTCCGCGTGGTGGTGGACG
- the LOC143365976 gene encoding uncharacterized protein LOC143365976 isoform X10, translating into MSLKMVSSNQPRKTKIFVGRLPENCRNDELRQLFLRFGEVTECDVMNRYGFVHMAREEDAAAAIKALHNSNFKGATINVEQSTGKSRGAGGGRRDGDRRGGPMRGGVATGYTDYNRGAGDFSGRGADFSTGYTDRGAYGQNVGSAAMGYTSTAPGMGGGYGPATGAVGGYGPTGTADYGRTADYTRAADFGARTDYGNYTVVGGGMTGDFNRGAPGPMDYGRTDNFGANRTVDYTARNDYDRSTTGPMRNGGGAVATTGYGTGYTDVGYDESHWPMSTGPSYSTGAPSYSTGPGPQADMFSRRPGSAVPSGGYPPVGGGYTEGYDRPDAYGPPRGGGRFPGPADAMPPRY; encoded by the exons AAAATGGTTTCCTCTAATCAACCG aggaaaacaaaaatatttgtgGGTCGGTTACCAGAAAATTGTCGCAACGATGAGTTGCGACAATTATTTTTACGTTTTGGTGAAGTAACGGAATGCGATGTCATGAATCGATATGGGTTTGTCCACATGGCGCGTGAGGAAGATGCAGCTGCAGCGATCAAAGCGCTTCACAATTCCAACTTCAAGGGTGCAACCATCAATGTGGAACAGTCTACTGGCAAATCGCGCGGCGCGGGAGGAGGACGCAGGGATGGAGACAGAAGAGGTGGACCAATGAGAG GTGGCGTCGCAACGGGGTACACCGATTACAATCGTGGCGCTGGAGACTTTAGTGGACGTGGAGCAGACTTCAGTACTGGCTACACCGATCGCGGAGCATACGGACAAAATGTGGGGAGCGCGGCAATGGGTTACACATCTACTGCGCCTGGAATGGGAGGTGGATACGGACCAGCAACCGGAGCTGTTGGAGGATATGGACCAACTGGAACAGCTGATTATGGGAGAACCGCTGACTATACCCGCGCTGCAGATTTTGGAGCTAGAACAGATTATGGTAATTACACTG TAGTTGGAGGTGGGATGACCGGAGACTTTAATCGTGGTGCACCGGGTCCTATGGATTATGGACGTACTGATAATTTTGGTGCAAATCGTACAGTTGATTATACAGCTAGAAATGATTATGATCGAAGCACAACTGGACCGATGAGAAACGGTGGTGGCGCTGTTGCCACTACTGGGTATGGAACAGGGTACACAGATGTAGGATATGATGAAAGTCACTG GCCAATGAGTACTGGACCCAGCTACAGCACTGGGGCACCTAGTTACAGCACTGGTCCTGGACCACAAGCAGACATGTTTAGTAGGAGACCTGGCAGTGCAGTCCCTAGTGGTGGATATCCGCCTGTTGGTGGAGG ttATACTGAAGGATACGACAGACCAGATGCTTATGGTCCTCCGCGTGGTGGTGGACG
- the LOC143365976 gene encoding uncharacterized protein LOC143365976 isoform X5 produces MSLRKTKIFVGRLPENCRNDELRQLFLRFGEVTECDVMNRYGFVHMAREEDAAAAIKALHNSNFKGATINVEQSTGKSRGAGGGRRDGDRRGGPMRGGRGGRDGGRDARPGPYNDRRVLPIQLVGYDGSAAGGVATGYTDYNRGAGDFSGRGADFSTGYTDRGAYGQNVGSAAMGYTSTAPGMGGGYGPATGAVGGYGPTGTADYGRTADYTRAADFGARTDYGNYTVVGGGMTGDFNRGAPGPMDYGRTDNFGANRTVDYTARNDYDRSTTGPMRNGGGAVATTGYGTGYTDVGYDESHWPMSTGPSYSTGAPSYSTGPGPQADMFSRRPGSAVPSGGYPPVGGGYTEGYDRPDAYGPPRGGGRFPGPADAMPPRY; encoded by the exons aggaaaacaaaaatatttgtgGGTCGGTTACCAGAAAATTGTCGCAACGATGAGTTGCGACAATTATTTTTACGTTTTGGTGAAGTAACGGAATGCGATGTCATGAATCGATATGGGTTTGTCCACATGGCGCGTGAGGAAGATGCAGCTGCAGCGATCAAAGCGCTTCACAATTCCAACTTCAAGGGTGCAACCATCAATGTGGAACAGTCTACTGGCAAATCGCGCGGCGCGGGAGGAGGACGCAGGGATGGAGACAGAAGAGGTGGACCAATGAGAGGTGGTAGGGGAGGACGAGACGGTGGTAGAGACGCTCGTCCGGGACCATACAATGATAGAAGAG TTCTTCCGATCCAACTCGTTGGTTACGATGGATCTGCTGCAGGTGGCGTCGCAACGGGGTACACCGATTACAATCGTGGCGCTGGAGACTTTAGTGGACGTGGAGCAGACTTCAGTACTGGCTACACCGATCGCGGAGCATACGGACAAAATGTGGGGAGCGCGGCAATGGGTTACACATCTACTGCGCCTGGAATGGGAGGTGGATACGGACCAGCAACCGGAGCTGTTGGAGGATATGGACCAACTGGAACAGCTGATTATGGGAGAACCGCTGACTATACCCGCGCTGCAGATTTTGGAGCTAGAACAGATTATGGTAATTACACTG TAGTTGGAGGTGGGATGACCGGAGACTTTAATCGTGGTGCACCGGGTCCTATGGATTATGGACGTACTGATAATTTTGGTGCAAATCGTACAGTTGATTATACAGCTAGAAATGATTATGATCGAAGCACAACTGGACCGATGAGAAACGGTGGTGGCGCTGTTGCCACTACTGGGTATGGAACAGGGTACACAGATGTAGGATATGATGAAAGTCACTG GCCAATGAGTACTGGACCCAGCTACAGCACTGGGGCACCTAGTTACAGCACTGGTCCTGGACCACAAGCAGACATGTTTAGTAGGAGACCTGGCAGTGCAGTCCCTAGTGGTGGATATCCGCCTGTTGGTGGAGG ttATACTGAAGGATACGACAGACCAGATGCTTATGGTCCTCCGCGTGGTGGTGGACG
- the LOC143365976 gene encoding uncharacterized protein LOC143365976 isoform X3, translating into MVSSNQPRKTKIFVGRLPENCRNDELRQLFLRFGEVTECDVMNRYGFVHMAREEDAAAAIKALHNSNFKGATINVEQSTGKSRGAGGGRRDGDRRGGPMRGGRGGRDGGRDARPGPYNDRRVLPIQLVGYDGSAAGGVATGYTDYNRGAGDFSGRGADFSTGYTDRGAYGQNVGSAAMGYTSTAPGMGGGYGPATGAVGGYGPTGTADYGRTADYTRAADFGARTDYGNYTVVGGGMTGDFNRGAPGPMDYGRTDNFGANRTVDYTARNDYDRSTTGPMRNGGGAVATTGYGTGYTDVGYDESHWPMSTGPSYSTGAPSYSTGPGPQADMFSRRPGSAVPSGGYPPVGGGYTEGYDRPDAYGPPRGGGRFPGPADAMPPRY; encoded by the exons ATGGTTTCCTCTAATCAACCG aggaaaacaaaaatatttgtgGGTCGGTTACCAGAAAATTGTCGCAACGATGAGTTGCGACAATTATTTTTACGTTTTGGTGAAGTAACGGAATGCGATGTCATGAATCGATATGGGTTTGTCCACATGGCGCGTGAGGAAGATGCAGCTGCAGCGATCAAAGCGCTTCACAATTCCAACTTCAAGGGTGCAACCATCAATGTGGAACAGTCTACTGGCAAATCGCGCGGCGCGGGAGGAGGACGCAGGGATGGAGACAGAAGAGGTGGACCAATGAGAGGTGGTAGGGGAGGACGAGACGGTGGTAGAGACGCTCGTCCGGGACCATACAATGATAGAAGAG TTCTTCCGATCCAACTCGTTGGTTACGATGGATCTGCTGCAGGTGGCGTCGCAACGGGGTACACCGATTACAATCGTGGCGCTGGAGACTTTAGTGGACGTGGAGCAGACTTCAGTACTGGCTACACCGATCGCGGAGCATACGGACAAAATGTGGGGAGCGCGGCAATGGGTTACACATCTACTGCGCCTGGAATGGGAGGTGGATACGGACCAGCAACCGGAGCTGTTGGAGGATATGGACCAACTGGAACAGCTGATTATGGGAGAACCGCTGACTATACCCGCGCTGCAGATTTTGGAGCTAGAACAGATTATGGTAATTACACTG TAGTTGGAGGTGGGATGACCGGAGACTTTAATCGTGGTGCACCGGGTCCTATGGATTATGGACGTACTGATAATTTTGGTGCAAATCGTACAGTTGATTATACAGCTAGAAATGATTATGATCGAAGCACAACTGGACCGATGAGAAACGGTGGTGGCGCTGTTGCCACTACTGGGTATGGAACAGGGTACACAGATGTAGGATATGATGAAAGTCACTG GCCAATGAGTACTGGACCCAGCTACAGCACTGGGGCACCTAGTTACAGCACTGGTCCTGGACCACAAGCAGACATGTTTAGTAGGAGACCTGGCAGTGCAGTCCCTAGTGGTGGATATCCGCCTGTTGGTGGAGG ttATACTGAAGGATACGACAGACCAGATGCTTATGGTCCTCCGCGTGGTGGTGGACG
- the LOC143365976 gene encoding uncharacterized protein LOC143365976 isoform X9 yields MSLKMVSSNQPRKTKIFVGRLPENCRNDELRQLFLRFGEVTECDVMNRYGFVHMAREEDAAAAIKALHNSNFKGATINVEQSTGKSRGAGGGRRDGDRRGGPMRGGGVATGYTDYNRGAGDFSGRGADFSTGYTDRGAYGQNVGSAAMGYTSTAPGMGGGYGPATGAVGGYGPTGTADYGRTADYTRAADFGARTDYGNYTVVGGGMTGDFNRGAPGPMDYGRTDNFGANRTVDYTARNDYDRSTTGPMRNGGGAVATTGYGTGYTDVGYDESHWPMSTGPSYSTGAPSYSTGPGPQADMFSRRPGSAVPSGGYPPVGGGYTEGYDRPDAYGPPRGGGRFPGPADAMPPRY; encoded by the exons AAAATGGTTTCCTCTAATCAACCG aggaaaacaaaaatatttgtgGGTCGGTTACCAGAAAATTGTCGCAACGATGAGTTGCGACAATTATTTTTACGTTTTGGTGAAGTAACGGAATGCGATGTCATGAATCGATATGGGTTTGTCCACATGGCGCGTGAGGAAGATGCAGCTGCAGCGATCAAAGCGCTTCACAATTCCAACTTCAAGGGTGCAACCATCAATGTGGAACAGTCTACTGGCAAATCGCGCGGCGCGGGAGGAGGACGCAGGGATGGAGACAGAAGAGGTGGACCAATGAGAGGTG GTGGCGTCGCAACGGGGTACACCGATTACAATCGTGGCGCTGGAGACTTTAGTGGACGTGGAGCAGACTTCAGTACTGGCTACACCGATCGCGGAGCATACGGACAAAATGTGGGGAGCGCGGCAATGGGTTACACATCTACTGCGCCTGGAATGGGAGGTGGATACGGACCAGCAACCGGAGCTGTTGGAGGATATGGACCAACTGGAACAGCTGATTATGGGAGAACCGCTGACTATACCCGCGCTGCAGATTTTGGAGCTAGAACAGATTATGGTAATTACACTG TAGTTGGAGGTGGGATGACCGGAGACTTTAATCGTGGTGCACCGGGTCCTATGGATTATGGACGTACTGATAATTTTGGTGCAAATCGTACAGTTGATTATACAGCTAGAAATGATTATGATCGAAGCACAACTGGACCGATGAGAAACGGTGGTGGCGCTGTTGCCACTACTGGGTATGGAACAGGGTACACAGATGTAGGATATGATGAAAGTCACTG GCCAATGAGTACTGGACCCAGCTACAGCACTGGGGCACCTAGTTACAGCACTGGTCCTGGACCACAAGCAGACATGTTTAGTAGGAGACCTGGCAGTGCAGTCCCTAGTGGTGGATATCCGCCTGTTGGTGGAGG ttATACTGAAGGATACGACAGACCAGATGCTTATGGTCCTCCGCGTGGTGGTGGACG